From a region of the Phaseolus vulgaris cultivar G19833 chromosome 6, P. vulgaris v2.0, whole genome shotgun sequence genome:
- the LOC137831156 gene encoding protein MAIN-LIKE 2 isoform X2, with the protein MEVGAVDPYTTNPGPIDGSVLYDQDKHVSTAVWDGQERGALRCHEHTSKLDQWTLTHKQVELVEKAGFGYLRSIPAISLDNPLISALVERWRRETNTFHLNVGEMTVTLKDVALLLGLAIDGEPVIGITYTACSSVCEKYLGRSPESGYTSGGMVKLSWLKEFFSRCPEDAPIEVIEQHTRAYLLYLVGSTIFSTTTGNKVPVMYLPLFENFARCGQYAWGSAALAFLYRALGNASLKTQSTISGCLTLLQCWSYFHLNIGRPKLNLELMHDRFPFVLRWKGKQSGPTANRDVVFYRKALDSLKPCDVEWLPYRNMDSMVIPEHIKSTLILGRSKTMLICFDKAERHLPNRCLRQYGMLQSIPDDVERWERKSRGVDGGVDLSGKMESELNEWMDRQVHIVDGDEGVDESEYMEWYLRITRKFIGRPISLSTEFQRTNAGLRDIAHIADTFSTKGLDPQQIESISRIRYIAHECLRDQIGGPVMASGSPQVELGKRVRGKERVRRKGGVGKRMRKDGVVHYNTVSEDEQPQYYSTAIEVSQLHLSHIERELDHAQLCTVDNAVSVVQLIHADADGENMQLCDTHIDVDESELGYTAGEENNEEPDDVAAEFSHEELKHRAGEEIKQELNHVTGEENIEELNAANEIHIVQPSDNMVIDNSQLCDVSHDDIDDPLPDTAAEFDHSQLDESSLVNQQHSNPTENLVHSKLSHINPESELSSAKAAMEVSQHSSIETHEDISQNGDCSVAV; encoded by the exons ATGGAAGTTGGAGCAGTGGACCCTTATACAACTAATCCAGGTCCAATTGATGGTTCGGTTCTGTATGACCAAGACAAGCATGTCTCTACAGCAGTTTGGGATGGACAG GAGCGTGGTGCCCTCAGATGTCATGAACATACCTCTAAGCTTGATCAGTGGACCCTTACTCATAAACAGGTTGAATTGGTAGAGAAGGCTGGATTTGGATACCTTAGGTCAATCCCAGCTATTAGTCTAGACAATCCACTTATCTCTGCTCTAGTTGAAAGGTGGAGAAGAGAAACAAACACATTTCATTTGAATGTTGGTGAAATGACAGTAACCCTTAAAGATGTTGCACTCTTGCTTGGGCTGGCTATTGATGGAGAACCTGTAATTGGTATTACCTATACAGCATGCAGTTCTGTTTGTGAAAAGTATCTTGGTAGATCACCAGAATCTGGTTACACAAGTGGAGGAATGGTGAAGCTAAGTTGGTTGAAAGAGTTCTTCTCTCGCTGTCCTGAAGATGCTCCAATTGAAGTGATTGAGCAACATACTCGTGCATATCTTCTTTATCTTGTTGGTAGCACCATATTCTCCACAACTACAGGGAACAAAGTCCCTGTAATGTATTTGCCATTATTTGAGAATTTTGCTAGATGTGGGCAATATGCCTGGGGTTCTGCGGCATTGGCTTTTTTGTACAGAGCCCTGGGCAATGCCTCACTAAAAACTCAAAGTACCATTAGTGGCTGTTTAACACTACTTCAG TGTTGGAGTTACTTTCACCTAAATATTGGACGACCAAAGCTTAATCTTGAGCTGATGCATGATCGATTTCCCTTTGTGCTTAGATGGAAAGGAAAACAAAGTGGCCCAACTGCAAATCGTGATGTAGTTTTCTATCGGAAGGCTCTGGATTCCCTAAAACCATGTGAC GTGGAATGGCTCCCATATCGAAACATGGACAGCATGGTCATTCCAGAACATATCAAAAGCACTTTAATTCTTGGGAGGTCAAAGACAATGCTGATATGCTTCGACAAGGCAGAAAGACATCTTCCAAATCGATGCTTAAGGCAATATGGTATGCTTCAATCAATTCCAGATGATGTGGAGCGGTGGGAGAGGAAGAGTAGAGgagttgatggtggtgttgatttATCAGGGAAAATGGAATCCGAGCTTAATGAGTGGATGGACCGTCAGGTGCATATTGTTGATGGGGATGAGGGTGTAGATGAAAGTGAGTACATGGAGTGGTATCTGAGAATTACTCGTAAGTTCATTGGAAGGCCTATTTCTCTGTCAACCGAGTTCCAGAGAACG AATGCTGGTCTGAGGGATATTGCACACATAGCGGATACCTTTTCAACAAAAGGGCTAGACCCACAACAAATTGAATCTATATCAAGGATAAGATATATTGCACATGAATGTTTGAGAGACCAAATTGGTGGTCCAGTCATGGCGTCAGGGAGCCCCCAAGTTGAACTAGGTAAAAGGGTCAGAGGGAAGGAGAGGGTTAGAAGAAAAGGAGGAGTAGGCAAACGAATGCGAAAGGATGGTGTGGTTCATTATAACACCGTTAGTGAGGATGAACAACCTCAGTATTATAGCACTGCTATTGAGGTTAGCCAATTACATCTAAGTCACATTGAAAGAGAGCTGGATCATGCACAATTATGTACTGTAGACAATGCAGTCAGCGTTGTCCAGTTGATTCATGCAGATGCTGATGGCGAAAATATGCAGCTCTGTGATACACACATTGATGTTGATGAATCAGAGCTAGGGTATACTGCAGGTGAAGAAAATAATGAAGAGCCAGATGATGTAGCTGCCGAATTTAGCCATGAAGAACTAAAGCACAGAGCTGGTGAAGAAATAAAGCAAGAGCTTAATCATGTGACTGGTGAGGAAAACATTGAGGAGCTGAATGCAGCCAATGAAATTCACATTGTGCAACCTTCTGATAATATGGTGATTGATAATTCACAGCTTTGTGATGTTAGTCATGATGATATTGATGATCCGCTTCCGGATACTGCTGCCGAGTTCGATCACTCACAACTTGATGAATCAAGTTTGGTCAATCAACAACATAGCAATCCAACTGAAAATCTTGTTCATTCTAAGCTTTCACATATTAACCCTGAAAGTGAACTTTCATCTGCCAAAGCAGCAATGGAAGTGTCTCAACATTCTTCTATTGAAACTCATGAGGATATTTCACAGAATGGTGATTGTAGTGTTGCTGTATAG
- the LOC137831156 gene encoding protein MAIN-LIKE 2 isoform X1, which yields MEVGAVDPYTTNPGPIDGSVLYDQDKHVSTAVWDGQERGALRCHEHTSKLDQWTLTHKQVELVEKAGFGYLRSIPAISLDNPLISALVERWRRETNTFHLNVGEMTVTLKDVALLLGLAIDGEPVIGITYTACSSVCEKYLGRSPESGYTSGGMVKLSWLKEFFSRCPEDAPIEVIEQHTRAYLLYLVGSTIFSTTTGNKVPVMYLPLFENFARCGQYAWGSAALAFLYRALGNASLKTQSTISGCLTLLQCWSYFHLNIGRPKLNLELMHDRFPFVLRWKGKQSGPTANRDVVFYRKALDSLKPCDVEWLPYRNMDSMVIPEHIKSTLILGRSKTMLICFDKAERHLPNRCLRQYGMLQSIPDDVERWERKSRGVDGGVDLSGKMESELNEWMDRQVHIVDGDEGVDESEYMEWYLRITRKFIGRPISLSTEFQRTKINKCSQNAGLRDIAHIADTFSTKGLDPQQIESISRIRYIAHECLRDQIGGPVMASGSPQVELGKRVRGKERVRRKGGVGKRMRKDGVVHYNTVSEDEQPQYYSTAIEVSQLHLSHIERELDHAQLCTVDNAVSVVQLIHADADGENMQLCDTHIDVDESELGYTAGEENNEEPDDVAAEFSHEELKHRAGEEIKQELNHVTGEENIEELNAANEIHIVQPSDNMVIDNSQLCDVSHDDIDDPLPDTAAEFDHSQLDESSLVNQQHSNPTENLVHSKLSHINPESELSSAKAAMEVSQHSSIETHEDISQNGDCSVAV from the exons ATGGAAGTTGGAGCAGTGGACCCTTATACAACTAATCCAGGTCCAATTGATGGTTCGGTTCTGTATGACCAAGACAAGCATGTCTCTACAGCAGTTTGGGATGGACAG GAGCGTGGTGCCCTCAGATGTCATGAACATACCTCTAAGCTTGATCAGTGGACCCTTACTCATAAACAGGTTGAATTGGTAGAGAAGGCTGGATTTGGATACCTTAGGTCAATCCCAGCTATTAGTCTAGACAATCCACTTATCTCTGCTCTAGTTGAAAGGTGGAGAAGAGAAACAAACACATTTCATTTGAATGTTGGTGAAATGACAGTAACCCTTAAAGATGTTGCACTCTTGCTTGGGCTGGCTATTGATGGAGAACCTGTAATTGGTATTACCTATACAGCATGCAGTTCTGTTTGTGAAAAGTATCTTGGTAGATCACCAGAATCTGGTTACACAAGTGGAGGAATGGTGAAGCTAAGTTGGTTGAAAGAGTTCTTCTCTCGCTGTCCTGAAGATGCTCCAATTGAAGTGATTGAGCAACATACTCGTGCATATCTTCTTTATCTTGTTGGTAGCACCATATTCTCCACAACTACAGGGAACAAAGTCCCTGTAATGTATTTGCCATTATTTGAGAATTTTGCTAGATGTGGGCAATATGCCTGGGGTTCTGCGGCATTGGCTTTTTTGTACAGAGCCCTGGGCAATGCCTCACTAAAAACTCAAAGTACCATTAGTGGCTGTTTAACACTACTTCAG TGTTGGAGTTACTTTCACCTAAATATTGGACGACCAAAGCTTAATCTTGAGCTGATGCATGATCGATTTCCCTTTGTGCTTAGATGGAAAGGAAAACAAAGTGGCCCAACTGCAAATCGTGATGTAGTTTTCTATCGGAAGGCTCTGGATTCCCTAAAACCATGTGAC GTGGAATGGCTCCCATATCGAAACATGGACAGCATGGTCATTCCAGAACATATCAAAAGCACTTTAATTCTTGGGAGGTCAAAGACAATGCTGATATGCTTCGACAAGGCAGAAAGACATCTTCCAAATCGATGCTTAAGGCAATATGGTATGCTTCAATCAATTCCAGATGATGTGGAGCGGTGGGAGAGGAAGAGTAGAGgagttgatggtggtgttgatttATCAGGGAAAATGGAATCCGAGCTTAATGAGTGGATGGACCGTCAGGTGCATATTGTTGATGGGGATGAGGGTGTAGATGAAAGTGAGTACATGGAGTGGTATCTGAGAATTACTCGTAAGTTCATTGGAAGGCCTATTTCTCTGTCAACCGAGTTCCAGAGAACG aaaataaacaaatgtTCGCAGAATGCTGGTCTGAGGGATATTGCACACATAGCGGATACCTTTTCAACAAAAGGGCTAGACCCACAACAAATTGAATCTATATCAAGGATAAGATATATTGCACATGAATGTTTGAGAGACCAAATTGGTGGTCCAGTCATGGCGTCAGGGAGCCCCCAAGTTGAACTAGGTAAAAGGGTCAGAGGGAAGGAGAGGGTTAGAAGAAAAGGAGGAGTAGGCAAACGAATGCGAAAGGATGGTGTGGTTCATTATAACACCGTTAGTGAGGATGAACAACCTCAGTATTATAGCACTGCTATTGAGGTTAGCCAATTACATCTAAGTCACATTGAAAGAGAGCTGGATCATGCACAATTATGTACTGTAGACAATGCAGTCAGCGTTGTCCAGTTGATTCATGCAGATGCTGATGGCGAAAATATGCAGCTCTGTGATACACACATTGATGTTGATGAATCAGAGCTAGGGTATACTGCAGGTGAAGAAAATAATGAAGAGCCAGATGATGTAGCTGCCGAATTTAGCCATGAAGAACTAAAGCACAGAGCTGGTGAAGAAATAAAGCAAGAGCTTAATCATGTGACTGGTGAGGAAAACATTGAGGAGCTGAATGCAGCCAATGAAATTCACATTGTGCAACCTTCTGATAATATGGTGATTGATAATTCACAGCTTTGTGATGTTAGTCATGATGATATTGATGATCCGCTTCCGGATACTGCTGCCGAGTTCGATCACTCACAACTTGATGAATCAAGTTTGGTCAATCAACAACATAGCAATCCAACTGAAAATCTTGTTCATTCTAAGCTTTCACATATTAACCCTGAAAGTGAACTTTCATCTGCCAAAGCAGCAATGGAAGTGTCTCAACATTCTTCTATTGAAACTCATGAGGATATTTCACAGAATGGTGATTGTAGTGTTGCTGTATAG
- the LOC137831156 gene encoding protein MAIN-LIKE 2 isoform X3, with protein sequence MTVTLKDVALLLGLAIDGEPVIGITYTACSSVCEKYLGRSPESGYTSGGMVKLSWLKEFFSRCPEDAPIEVIEQHTRAYLLYLVGSTIFSTTTGNKVPVMYLPLFENFARCGQYAWGSAALAFLYRALGNASLKTQSTISGCLTLLQCWSYFHLNIGRPKLNLELMHDRFPFVLRWKGKQSGPTANRDVVFYRKALDSLKPCDVEWLPYRNMDSMVIPEHIKSTLILGRSKTMLICFDKAERHLPNRCLRQYGMLQSIPDDVERWERKSRGVDGGVDLSGKMESELNEWMDRQVHIVDGDEGVDESEYMEWYLRITRKFIGRPISLSTEFQRTKINKCSQNAGLRDIAHIADTFSTKGLDPQQIESISRIRYIAHECLRDQIGGPVMASGSPQVELGKRVRGKERVRRKGGVGKRMRKDGVVHYNTVSEDEQPQYYSTAIEVSQLHLSHIERELDHAQLCTVDNAVSVVQLIHADADGENMQLCDTHIDVDESELGYTAGEENNEEPDDVAAEFSHEELKHRAGEEIKQELNHVTGEENIEELNAANEIHIVQPSDNMVIDNSQLCDVSHDDIDDPLPDTAAEFDHSQLDESSLVNQQHSNPTENLVHSKLSHINPESELSSAKAAMEVSQHSSIETHEDISQNGDCSVAV encoded by the exons ATGACAGTAACCCTTAAAGATGTTGCACTCTTGCTTGGGCTGGCTATTGATGGAGAACCTGTAATTGGTATTACCTATACAGCATGCAGTTCTGTTTGTGAAAAGTATCTTGGTAGATCACCAGAATCTGGTTACACAAGTGGAGGAATGGTGAAGCTAAGTTGGTTGAAAGAGTTCTTCTCTCGCTGTCCTGAAGATGCTCCAATTGAAGTGATTGAGCAACATACTCGTGCATATCTTCTTTATCTTGTTGGTAGCACCATATTCTCCACAACTACAGGGAACAAAGTCCCTGTAATGTATTTGCCATTATTTGAGAATTTTGCTAGATGTGGGCAATATGCCTGGGGTTCTGCGGCATTGGCTTTTTTGTACAGAGCCCTGGGCAATGCCTCACTAAAAACTCAAAGTACCATTAGTGGCTGTTTAACACTACTTCAG TGTTGGAGTTACTTTCACCTAAATATTGGACGACCAAAGCTTAATCTTGAGCTGATGCATGATCGATTTCCCTTTGTGCTTAGATGGAAAGGAAAACAAAGTGGCCCAACTGCAAATCGTGATGTAGTTTTCTATCGGAAGGCTCTGGATTCCCTAAAACCATGTGAC GTGGAATGGCTCCCATATCGAAACATGGACAGCATGGTCATTCCAGAACATATCAAAAGCACTTTAATTCTTGGGAGGTCAAAGACAATGCTGATATGCTTCGACAAGGCAGAAAGACATCTTCCAAATCGATGCTTAAGGCAATATGGTATGCTTCAATCAATTCCAGATGATGTGGAGCGGTGGGAGAGGAAGAGTAGAGgagttgatggtggtgttgatttATCAGGGAAAATGGAATCCGAGCTTAATGAGTGGATGGACCGTCAGGTGCATATTGTTGATGGGGATGAGGGTGTAGATGAAAGTGAGTACATGGAGTGGTATCTGAGAATTACTCGTAAGTTCATTGGAAGGCCTATTTCTCTGTCAACCGAGTTCCAGAGAACG aaaataaacaaatgtTCGCAGAATGCTGGTCTGAGGGATATTGCACACATAGCGGATACCTTTTCAACAAAAGGGCTAGACCCACAACAAATTGAATCTATATCAAGGATAAGATATATTGCACATGAATGTTTGAGAGACCAAATTGGTGGTCCAGTCATGGCGTCAGGGAGCCCCCAAGTTGAACTAGGTAAAAGGGTCAGAGGGAAGGAGAGGGTTAGAAGAAAAGGAGGAGTAGGCAAACGAATGCGAAAGGATGGTGTGGTTCATTATAACACCGTTAGTGAGGATGAACAACCTCAGTATTATAGCACTGCTATTGAGGTTAGCCAATTACATCTAAGTCACATTGAAAGAGAGCTGGATCATGCACAATTATGTACTGTAGACAATGCAGTCAGCGTTGTCCAGTTGATTCATGCAGATGCTGATGGCGAAAATATGCAGCTCTGTGATACACACATTGATGTTGATGAATCAGAGCTAGGGTATACTGCAGGTGAAGAAAATAATGAAGAGCCAGATGATGTAGCTGCCGAATTTAGCCATGAAGAACTAAAGCACAGAGCTGGTGAAGAAATAAAGCAAGAGCTTAATCATGTGACTGGTGAGGAAAACATTGAGGAGCTGAATGCAGCCAATGAAATTCACATTGTGCAACCTTCTGATAATATGGTGATTGATAATTCACAGCTTTGTGATGTTAGTCATGATGATATTGATGATCCGCTTCCGGATACTGCTGCCGAGTTCGATCACTCACAACTTGATGAATCAAGTTTGGTCAATCAACAACATAGCAATCCAACTGAAAATCTTGTTCATTCTAAGCTTTCACATATTAACCCTGAAAGTGAACTTTCATCTGCCAAAGCAGCAATGGAAGTGTCTCAACATTCTTCTATTGAAACTCATGAGGATATTTCACAGAATGGTGATTGTAGTGTTGCTGTATAG
- the LOC137831156 gene encoding protein MAIN-LIKE 2 isoform X4: MTVTLKDVALLLGLAIDGEPVIGITYTACSSVCEKYLGRSPESGYTSGGMVKLSWLKEFFSRCPEDAPIEVIEQHTRAYLLYLVGSTIFSTTTGNKVPVMYLPLFENFARCGQYAWGSAALAFLYRALGNASLKTQSTISGCLTLLQCWSYFHLNIGRPKLNLELMHDRFPFVLRWKGKQSGPTANRDVVFYRKALDSLKPCDVEWLPYRNMDSMVIPEHIKSTLILGRSKTMLICFDKAERHLPNRCLRQYGMLQSIPDDVERWERKSRGVDGGVDLSGKMESELNEWMDRQVHIVDGDEGVDESEYMEWYLRITRKFIGRPISLSTEFQRTNAGLRDIAHIADTFSTKGLDPQQIESISRIRYIAHECLRDQIGGPVMASGSPQVELGKRVRGKERVRRKGGVGKRMRKDGVVHYNTVSEDEQPQYYSTAIEVSQLHLSHIERELDHAQLCTVDNAVSVVQLIHADADGENMQLCDTHIDVDESELGYTAGEENNEEPDDVAAEFSHEELKHRAGEEIKQELNHVTGEENIEELNAANEIHIVQPSDNMVIDNSQLCDVSHDDIDDPLPDTAAEFDHSQLDESSLVNQQHSNPTENLVHSKLSHINPESELSSAKAAMEVSQHSSIETHEDISQNGDCSVAV, translated from the exons ATGACAGTAACCCTTAAAGATGTTGCACTCTTGCTTGGGCTGGCTATTGATGGAGAACCTGTAATTGGTATTACCTATACAGCATGCAGTTCTGTTTGTGAAAAGTATCTTGGTAGATCACCAGAATCTGGTTACACAAGTGGAGGAATGGTGAAGCTAAGTTGGTTGAAAGAGTTCTTCTCTCGCTGTCCTGAAGATGCTCCAATTGAAGTGATTGAGCAACATACTCGTGCATATCTTCTTTATCTTGTTGGTAGCACCATATTCTCCACAACTACAGGGAACAAAGTCCCTGTAATGTATTTGCCATTATTTGAGAATTTTGCTAGATGTGGGCAATATGCCTGGGGTTCTGCGGCATTGGCTTTTTTGTACAGAGCCCTGGGCAATGCCTCACTAAAAACTCAAAGTACCATTAGTGGCTGTTTAACACTACTTCAG TGTTGGAGTTACTTTCACCTAAATATTGGACGACCAAAGCTTAATCTTGAGCTGATGCATGATCGATTTCCCTTTGTGCTTAGATGGAAAGGAAAACAAAGTGGCCCAACTGCAAATCGTGATGTAGTTTTCTATCGGAAGGCTCTGGATTCCCTAAAACCATGTGAC GTGGAATGGCTCCCATATCGAAACATGGACAGCATGGTCATTCCAGAACATATCAAAAGCACTTTAATTCTTGGGAGGTCAAAGACAATGCTGATATGCTTCGACAAGGCAGAAAGACATCTTCCAAATCGATGCTTAAGGCAATATGGTATGCTTCAATCAATTCCAGATGATGTGGAGCGGTGGGAGAGGAAGAGTAGAGgagttgatggtggtgttgatttATCAGGGAAAATGGAATCCGAGCTTAATGAGTGGATGGACCGTCAGGTGCATATTGTTGATGGGGATGAGGGTGTAGATGAAAGTGAGTACATGGAGTGGTATCTGAGAATTACTCGTAAGTTCATTGGAAGGCCTATTTCTCTGTCAACCGAGTTCCAGAGAACG AATGCTGGTCTGAGGGATATTGCACACATAGCGGATACCTTTTCAACAAAAGGGCTAGACCCACAACAAATTGAATCTATATCAAGGATAAGATATATTGCACATGAATGTTTGAGAGACCAAATTGGTGGTCCAGTCATGGCGTCAGGGAGCCCCCAAGTTGAACTAGGTAAAAGGGTCAGAGGGAAGGAGAGGGTTAGAAGAAAAGGAGGAGTAGGCAAACGAATGCGAAAGGATGGTGTGGTTCATTATAACACCGTTAGTGAGGATGAACAACCTCAGTATTATAGCACTGCTATTGAGGTTAGCCAATTACATCTAAGTCACATTGAAAGAGAGCTGGATCATGCACAATTATGTACTGTAGACAATGCAGTCAGCGTTGTCCAGTTGATTCATGCAGATGCTGATGGCGAAAATATGCAGCTCTGTGATACACACATTGATGTTGATGAATCAGAGCTAGGGTATACTGCAGGTGAAGAAAATAATGAAGAGCCAGATGATGTAGCTGCCGAATTTAGCCATGAAGAACTAAAGCACAGAGCTGGTGAAGAAATAAAGCAAGAGCTTAATCATGTGACTGGTGAGGAAAACATTGAGGAGCTGAATGCAGCCAATGAAATTCACATTGTGCAACCTTCTGATAATATGGTGATTGATAATTCACAGCTTTGTGATGTTAGTCATGATGATATTGATGATCCGCTTCCGGATACTGCTGCCGAGTTCGATCACTCACAACTTGATGAATCAAGTTTGGTCAATCAACAACATAGCAATCCAACTGAAAATCTTGTTCATTCTAAGCTTTCACATATTAACCCTGAAAGTGAACTTTCATCTGCCAAAGCAGCAATGGAAGTGTCTCAACATTCTTCTATTGAAACTCATGAGGATATTTCACAGAATGGTGATTGTAGTGTTGCTGTATAG
- the LOC137831158 gene encoding citrate synthase, glyoxysomal, producing MPTASEHTARNRLATLAAHLLPSTDADAAAIRPLHLSAASGASPSANLKGTLTVVDERTGKKYQIEVSPEGTVRASDFKKISTGKNDKGLKLYDPGYLNTAPVISRISYIDGDAGILRYRGYPIEELAEKSTFMEVSYLTLYGNLPSESQLAAWEFNISQHSAVPQGVLDIIQAMPHDAHPMGMLVNAMSALSIYHPDANPALKGLDIYNSKEVRDKQIARIVGKITTIAAAINLRLAGRPPVLPSNKLSYTENFLYMLDSFGNRSYKPNPQLTRALDIIFILHAEHEMNCSTSAVRHLSSSGVDVYTAVAGAIGALYGPLHGGANEAVLKMLSEIGTVENIPAFIEGVKARKRKLSGFGHRVYKNYDPRAKVLRKLTEEVFSIVGRDPLIEIAVALEKIALSDEYFIKRKLYPNVDFYSGLIYRAMGFQPEFFTILFAIPRMAGYLAHWRESLDDPDTKIMRPQQVYVGEWLRNYTPINQRTISSNTDKLGQLAVSNASKRRLAGSGA from the exons ATGCCAACAGCTTCCGAACACACTGCACGCAATCGTTTAGCCACCCTCGCTGCTCACTTACTTCCCTCCACCGACGCCGACGCCGCCGCGATCCGCCCCCTCCACCTCTCCGCGGCATCCGGAGCTTCTCCTTCGGCGAACCTCAAGGGTACCCTCACTGTCGTCGATGAGAGGACCGGAAAAAAGTACCAGATCGAGGTTTCCCCAGAAGGCACCGTTAGAGCCTCTGACTTCAAGAAG ATATCAACTGGGAAAAATGACAAGGGACTCAAGCTTTATGATCCTGGTTACTTGAACACCGCTCCAGTCATCTCAAGGATTTCTTACATTGATGGTGATGCGGGAATCCTTAGATATAGAGGATATCCGATTGAGGAATTGGCGGAGAAAAGCACCTTTATGGAAGTGTCATATCTCACAT TGTATGGAAATTTGCCTTCTGAAAGTCAGTTAGCAGCATGGGAGTTCAACATATCTCAACATTCAGCTGTACCACAAGGAGTTTTG GATATAATACAAGCAATGCCTCATGATGCACATCCGATGGGTATGCTTGTTAATGCCATGAGCGCTTTGTCTATTTATCATCCTGATGCAAACCCTGCTCTCAAA GGTCTTGATATCTACAACTCAAAGGAAGTGAGAGACAAGCAAATAGCACGGATTGTTGGAAAG ATAACGACAATCGCTGCTGCGATTAATCTTAGATTGGCAGGAAGACCACCTGTGCTTCCATCCAACAAACTTTCTTACACAGAGAATTTCCTATACATGCTAGATTCTTT TGGCAATCGATCATATAAACCTAATCCTCAGCTAACTCGAGCACTAGATATTATCTTCATCCTGCATGCAGAACATGAAATGAATTGTTCTACATCTGCTGTGCGACACCTCTCATCAAG TGGCGTTGATGTATATACTGCTGTTGCTGGGGCTATTGGAGCTCTATATGGACCTCTTCATGGTGGAGCCAATGAG GCTGTCCTCAAAATGTTGAGTGAAATTGGAACTGTTGAGAACATTCCAGCGTTCATTGAGGGTGTTAAAGCCAG GAAACGAAAGCTCAGTGGTTTTGGACATCGTGTGTACAAAAATTATGATCCAAGAGCAAAGGTCTTAAGAAAACTGACAGAGGAAGTGTTTTCCATTGTTGGCCGGGATCCTCTTATAGAG ATTGCAGTGGCCTTGGAGAAGATTGCACTGTCTGATGAGTATTTCATCAAGAGGAAGTTATATCCAAATGTTGACTTCTACTCTGGATTAATTTATAG GGCCATGGGGTTTCAACCTGAGTTTTTCACTATTTTATTTGCCATCCCTCGAATGGCTGGGTACTTGGCACATTGGCGAGAGTCCTTGGATGATCCTGATACAAAGATCATGAGACCTCAGCAG